Proteins encoded together in one Triticum dicoccoides isolate Atlit2015 ecotype Zavitan chromosome 7B, WEW_v2.0, whole genome shotgun sequence window:
- the LOC119339499 gene encoding uncharacterized protein LOC119339499, whose translation MATPLTAIPDHIQEEIFLRLPTAADLARASAACVSFRRLATGRSFLRRFRRLHAPPLLGFLQRDHFVPALPPHPSAPAACALALAADFSFSFLPSHCRWIVQDVRDGRVLLGRRFEKDDPSPVFRELAVCDPLHRRHVLLPPVPDDLAHWVVEHQVYNPFKPFLLPLAEEETEETAFRIIWMAHCRTKLAAFVFSSSTGKWQATKGGPTGLVLDRGDSAIMSRIHPHFLMRHYAYGCFYWDWLVTGSKKLLMLDTRRMEFSFADLPPGEWSKHVAIVEAGEGRPGIFGFHGEIASDLSYAIAQKAGESPSQWQMLKTISLDPGYIYSIDAATGRYLLLVRTAASSVDNLVENSLIEYFSMDAKMLQLQRVCAKQCSLMYNGTHIYADFPPSLLSSWAI comes from the coding sequence ATGGCCACGCCGCTGACGGCGATCCCGGACCACATCCAGGAGGAGATCTTCCTCCGCTTGCCTACCGCGGCCGACCTCGCCCGTGCCTCCGCCGCCTGCGTCTCCTTCCGCCGACTCGCCACCGGCCGGTCCTTCCTCCGCCGCTTCCGCCGCCTCCACGCCCCGCCGCTCCTCGGCTTCCTCCAGCGCGACCACTTCGTCCCGGCCCTACCACCTCACCCCTCCGCGCCCGCCGCCTGCGCCCTCGCTCTCGCCGCCGACTTCTCCTTCTCGTTCCTCCCCTCCCACTGCCGCTGGATCGTGCAGGACGTCCGCGACGGCCGCGTCCTCCTCGGTCGCAGGTTTGAAAAGGACGACCCGTCTCCGGTCTTCCGGGAGCTCGCGGTGTGCGACCCCTTGCACCGGCGGCACGTCCTGCTTCCCCCAGTTCCTGACGACCTGGCCCATTGGGTGGTGGAGCACCAGGTCTACAACCCTTTCAAACCTTTCCTCCTCCCCCTCGCCGAGGAGGAGACGGAAGAGACAGCATTCAGAATCATCTGGATGGCGCATTGCAGAACTAAGCTGGCCGCGTTTGTCTTCTCTTCGAGCACCGGAAAATGGCAAGCCACCAAGGGCGGGCCGACTGGTTTGGTCCTTGACAGGGGCGACTCGGCCATAATGTCACGGATCCACCCTCATTTTCTCATGCGCCATTACGCCTATGGCTGCTTCTACTGGGACTGGCTGGTGACCGGGAGTAAAAAGTTGCTCATGCTTGACACCAGGAGGATGGAGTTCTCCTTTGCCGACCTCCCGCCCGGAGAATGGAGTAAACATGTAGCCATTGTGGAGGCAGGGGAAGGCAGGCCTGGGATTTTTGGGTTCCATGGTGAAATTGCATCTGATCTCAGCTATGCCATTGCGCAAAAGGCAGGCGAGAGTCCGAGCCAGTGGCAAATGTTGAAGACAATCTCACTAGACCCTGGATACATATATTCTATTGATGCTGCTACGGGAAGGTATTTGCTGTTGGTTAGGACGGCGGCCTCTTCTGTAGACAATTTGGTAGAGAATTCACTCATCGAATATTTCTCAATGGACGCCAAGATGTTGCAGCTTCAGAGGGTTTGTGCCAAACAATGCTCGCTTATGTATAATGGGACACACATATATGCCGACTTCCCACCATCATTGTTGTCTTCATGGGCAATATAA